One window of Anaeromusa acidaminophila DSM 3853 genomic DNA carries:
- a CDS encoding 3D domain-containing protein, translated as MKNTLSLKVLSERKELVLISALALSIFFLTGFVWAYKTVDVQVDGQAVSIRTLHSKPTDILAEAGVEMGPQDEYRLSTPSVQNGTVVEVLRAFPVTVQLKEGTKTVMTAKQTVGELAGALGFKPETVRTEPGDGVRLSPNMTVRLVKIETRMETREIPDPFSVMQQPDATLEKGATEVLETGTDGVKEVAVRVTLADGESIGEQVVSEKVKVASKAQTVRVGTRDVVNTSRGDQRFSRTLTMEATAYLPTDGGGHGITASGIPARWGVVAVDPRVIPLGTRLYIPGYGYAVAADTGGAIKGMKIDLCMEDYAQAWGFGRRYVKVYVLED; from the coding sequence ATGAAAAACACTCTGTCTCTAAAGGTACTTTCTGAGCGGAAAGAGCTGGTGCTGATTTCAGCGCTGGCACTGTCGATCTTCTTTTTGACCGGCTTTGTATGGGCATATAAAACGGTCGATGTGCAGGTCGATGGGCAAGCTGTTTCCATTCGCACGCTACACAGCAAGCCCACGGACATTTTGGCGGAAGCCGGAGTGGAAATGGGACCGCAGGACGAATATCGCTTGTCGACGCCTTCGGTGCAGAATGGTACGGTGGTGGAGGTGCTTCGTGCATTCCCCGTGACAGTTCAATTAAAAGAAGGAACTAAAACCGTTATGACGGCCAAGCAGACGGTTGGGGAATTGGCAGGAGCGCTGGGCTTTAAGCCTGAAACCGTGCGAACCGAACCGGGGGACGGGGTACGCCTGTCTCCGAATATGACGGTACGCCTCGTAAAAATCGAAACAAGAATGGAAACAAGGGAGATTCCTGATCCCTTCTCCGTGATGCAACAGCCTGATGCTACTCTTGAAAAAGGGGCAACAGAGGTGCTGGAAACAGGCACCGACGGAGTGAAAGAAGTGGCTGTCCGTGTTACTTTAGCGGATGGTGAATCTATCGGGGAACAAGTGGTGTCAGAGAAAGTCAAGGTAGCCTCCAAAGCGCAGACGGTGCGAGTTGGTACACGCGATGTAGTGAATACGTCTCGCGGCGATCAACGGTTTAGCCGGACGTTAACGATGGAAGCTACGGCGTATCTGCCCACGGACGGAGGCGGTCATGGGATTACCGCCAGCGGCATTCCGGCTCGCTGGGGGGTTGTGGCAGTAGATCCCAGAGTGATTCCGTTAGGAACACGGTTGTATATCCCTGGTTATGGCTATGCAGTGGCTGCAGATACCGGTGGCGCCATCAAAGGAATGAAAATTGACCTTTGTATGGAGGACTATGCACAGGCATGGGGATTTGGCCGACGTTACGTCAAAGTATATGTGCTGGAAGACTAA